The genomic segment GCAAATACGTCgacatttttgtttttaatgtaataagatattatttctttaaatttgtCATGTAATAACCAAAGAACCTGTTGCATACGTATAAGACCGCGTCCGCTAGGAGACCCCACAAACTTGAAGTCAAAAGCCTGAAAAAATGTTCAAAGCACAAATTAATTCACGAAAGAAATTAACTGTGATGGAGACATAAGTCTGCtgttccttttgttttttaatctTCTAACGATCTCTTTCGCCTATCACGCCGCATCAGTTTTACATTTGCCTCTCAAACCCCGCCAAATAAAATTGTGGACTCAAGACagaaattaatcataatatgatattgattatttttcgTTAATTGGAAAATGATAAATTCATTGATGAATACGGTAATGATATCTTTTTGGTGACTGAATACTGAAATGATTACGTTATTTAACCTCTAgatgttttaaaaatagttatcCGAGTGCCAAGGAAGAGTGAAAGGAGATAGGGTAAGAACTGCGACAACGATTGATTCATATAGGACACAAAGCCGACATAAGTCACGGCTGCTTGCCAATGCTGATCCCTCACGTGGGAATCCTTCCTTTCTGCAAGGAATGGCCTTCTGCGTAAGGTGTCAGCCTGTCAAGGGACGACATATTAAGgctttcaattatttaaatgGATAGACATTGGCCACCACTCCCAAGGTTTCCCCCAATCTCAGTACCAGCTTgcttttatcatatttttggCAACGGAAcgaattttttattaataaagagTAATCATGATgagattttcttttcaaattaggACCAGAAACGTAACCGTGTCTACATTCTTTGAGAACATGGTGGATTTGTCGACAAGTGTTGACAAcgttaaaaatataataaaagggCTTCAATGCCCCCCAAACCCCCCCCGCCCCCCTCCAAAGAGCTATTGAGATGGCAGCTGATGGGATTATTTCTTTGGTTACCCTATGCTTCAATCGCTTAACTTAGTAAAATGTACAGAGCAAAGCGTTTTCATGCCACTATAGCCGAAATATTCAACTTGCTCCTTTTTCCATTAGTCAATCACGAAAGGAAAGACAAAGCTTGAGGGAAACAAAATTAGAAGAGTAGAAGACCAACACATTTAAGGATCAATCTGATCGGACAATAACATCTTTCTGGCTGTTTTTGTTTCGGATGGTGGTAATTTTGATTTGTCGACTTGCACCCTTGCCGTTAATAATCAAATACAGGGCAGACATAGTAGTTAATGGCGACTGAGATATTTACTCAAGAGCGTCTGCAGTTCCCTAGGAAGGTCGGCTAGTAGGGGCTCCCGTTtcttctaaaattttaaaatttaattattttttaaaatgttataattttgttttttataaaaaaatttataatttcgTTATTACAAATATTAAATCTCTTATTTTCATCCctcaaacataaaattttaattttcttactGCCTTTTAATATAAAGAATATTAGTTGAGGTCATTCTTCAGTCATTAGTTTAAGACCAGTGAGATTTCATCTTATTTGCAAACATAGTCGTTGTCCTTCATTTGTCAGCATTTATTGgctaaataattttcattacAACAACATGCTATATCTGGGAAAAAAACAAGGACGAGTTTACATATTGCATGGGCACATGCCAACTAATTATGAAGGCAAAAATTTATTCAGCTTTCCTCAAGTCATATAGCTGCTATATATCCTTGTGCCATTACCCTTGGAAGGCGGCAAAGGTTTagataaaaagaaagtaaagatTTGGATTTTCTAACGCCACTTTTGTGGTATTTTACCTTCATTTGGTTctacaaataaaaaaccaaTTACAGtataaaatctaataaaaaaattaaaccaaaattATGCTCCGAATACAATATATAAGGAGGTAGAACTTGCAGAGCAATTAAGAGCTGATCAGCCTCGTAGTAACAAGGTTGTTTGGTCATTCATCTCCTTGCACGTGCTTATTGTTCACCTTCACCATCCACGTTCCCAACTAAATCCTGACCAGATTGTTTatgagaaattgaaattttatgacGCGAGTGCAATAGTGCCAATAGAAAAAATGTAAAGAATAAGCAGATGTTGGATGATCAGACATGATCACTACGGGAATTTATGATTTTGGTATTAAGGGCATTGATTGGTTGTAGGATGGAGAATGGCGTGTTTGGTTACATAATCTTTGATCAAGTGCGTCCACCGCCTTAGCCATTTACCCATCAACACAAGGAAGCAATGACTCTTCTCTTGGAGCGGGCGCTGCCTTTGTAAAGACTTTTCTGTGATTATCAAATAAGTCAATTAGATCTTGTTCAATATAACCGCCCCACGGCTTGCGGGAATTTGCCACTCCAAAAATCATAATTGTAATTCATCGTTTAATTACGCTCTTCGATGAGTAGGAGTAGgactattttgttttctttcggCTTGCCTGATATATTTGACTTTTGCCTTTTCCTCCTCAGAAATTTGGCGTCCCTTTGACTAGTAATTTCCTACCTGCTTACATTACTGTAGTCTAAAGAAAGTGCTTCAACCCATCCATCAGAAGGCTATAAAATGGGACCTAAATCTCTCCCCTGAAGCATATCCTTCCTTCACAAATCAGTTGTTCATTGGAGtatttctttgaatttttttttagcgTTCGCCTGCTTTCAGAGTGAAAGAGAGACGATGGGTTCTTTGGGTTTCGCGGATAAGCCTCATGCAGTTTGTATTCCCTACCCTGCCCAAGGCCATATCAATCCCATGCTAAAGCTAGCCAAAATACTTCACCACAGAGGCTTCCATATCACCTTTGTCAACACAGAGTTCAACCACAAACGTCTGCTTAAGGCCAGAGGTCCTGATGCTCTTAATGGTCTCCCTTCCTTTCGTTTCGAAACGATTCCTGACGGCCTCCCTCCGACTGATGTCGATGCTACCCAAGACATTCCATCCCTGTGCGAGTCCACCAGGAAAACCTGCTTGCCTCACTTTAAACAACTTCTACATAAGCTCAACGACTCCTCCTCAGCCAACGTTCCTCCTGTCTCTTGCATTGTTTCGGATGGGGTCATGAGCTTCACTCTTGATGCAGCTGAAGAACTTGGCGTCCCTGAAGTTCTATTTTGGACCACAAGCGCATGTGGCTTCCTCGGTTATGTTCACTATCGCCAACTAATGGAAAAGGGTTATACACCTCTCAAAGGTAATTATATAATCACTCCAAAACAAGCTTTCTAAATAGTCTTTTTAGATCCaagtttttaagtttttatccTTTTCATGGGCACCGTTATTGATGTTATTGTTGTATCTTTAATTTGCAGATGAAAGCTATTTAACGAACGGATACTTGGATACTGTCATAGATTGGATACCGGCGATGGAAGGTATCAGATTGAGGGATCTACCAACATTTATCCGGACAACTGACCCGAATTTCATTATGCTTGATTTCGTTTTCGTTGAAACTGAACGAGCTCTAAAGGCCTCAGCTATAATATTGAATACATTTGATGACTTGGAGCATGAAATGTTAGGCGCCCTATCTCCAATGCTACCTCCCATTTATTCAGTGGGTCCCCTGCATCTTGCTCTGAATCATCATGTCCATGATAATGATTTGAAACAACTTGGATCAAATCTTTGGAAGGAAGAGCCGGAGTGTATCCAATGGCTCGATTCCAAAGAGCCCAACTCTGTTGTTTACGTGAATTTCGGAAGCATCGCTGTCATGACAGCTGATCAGCTAACGGAATTTGCTTGGGGGCTGGCTAATAGTAACCAAACCTTTTTGTGGGTCATCAGGCCAGACCTTGTTGGTGGTGAGTCGGCAGTCGTGCCGGCGGAGTTCGTAGCGGAGACCAAAGACAGAGGACTAATGTCAACTTGGTGCCCACAGGAACAAGTTCTGAGCCACCCTTCTGTTGGAGGATTCCTAACACATAGCGGTTGGAATTCTACGATTGAGAGCATATCTGGTGGCGTTCCCATGATATGTTGGCCATTTTTTGCCGAGCAACAAACCAACTGTCGATATTCTTGTACTAAATGGGGAATCGGCATGGAAATTAACAGTGATGTTAAGAGGGATGAAGTTGAGGGCCTTGTTAGAGAGTTAATGGAAGGAGAAAAGGGTAAAGagatgaagaagaaagctCTAGAGTGGAAGAGAAAAGCAGAGGAGGCCACCGGCAGTTCCAAAGGGTCATCTTACAAGAATCTGGACCAAATGATCAACCAAGTTCTGCTGTCTCCAAGAGATGAGGATTAAGCCAAAACGCTTTACACTTTTTAATAAGTAATTGAAACCTTGACGAGACTTGCTATCATTGAGGTGTTaaccaataaaaatatagtattgaTTTTTGTATAATTCTTGTATTGCTCATCTTATGGACACTTAATTGAGGCATATTTGCCTTGTTCGGGAATGGTTTACGACGAGTTTTTGTTTGGAGTTATAGAAGCTCTTATCCGTATACTGCTCCTGTTACCGGTGTTGATTTGACTTTTCATGAGTATCAGACTCCTTCTTACATAGTAACTATTTGgtctagtttatttttaatttaagcagaagttaagtcaaataatattttgtgaaaatttttttaaaaaataatttttttaaaaaataattttttaaataataaaattaaaaaaacttaaaaaaaactcaaaataggaacttttttttttaatttcttagcTTTTTAAgagagttattttttttaaaaagatccTCTCTAAAAAAATACCCTCTCTCTCCTTATtgatctctctctttttttgcaAATCATCATTCCAGGagtttttttgttcttataaaaattaagaaaaaaaaattcaaaattcaaaactgtattcagatattatttttttctttctattttatttttcattttattttctatcgttcttttttctttgctttgaaaatcctttttattatttgatatttctcaattttttgtttaatatgaCAATTATATAATGTTTGTTTGTTCTTAACTTCTTTCTAGTGTATATAATATTAGTTgaatattatcaaaataatcagTCAGATAGGTTAATGGTTGTTGagataaatttgatgaaaattgaaaagtcAATATTTGTACTCGTGGTAActcaattttaaacaattttttcttttaggtaTAATAATAGATTGCATTacaagaaaattgaaataaactttaaatcctttggCAATAGGAATTGCAGAATCCTGAGCTTCTTAATAATGAATTTCACATTTCAGTTAACATAACATATGGCACTCCTTGACAAAATAAATAGcccattaaaaaataaaaaaatataaaagctaAAATCTTTATGTTCATGGAAGGGAACTTTGTTAGTGAAGACATCAATACCTTGATAGACTTGCATAGAATTAGTGTTGATGATTTCAATAGGAAAATGGGTTGCCAAATTAATGGCTAAATGTGATTTTCCTGACCCAGTTGTGTCCATTATTAATACCACCTTGAATTCTCTTCCTTGTATGTAACATCAATTCTGTTCAACtccaaaaatcataaatttcaagttaatctttaaaaaataacaacatatattttttttatattcttcttttatctttcagtaattcataatattatggaggaaattatatttttttcacaatcatctctttttatttgattcaattttttcttgatttattaaataccctttatagtaattttaatcaaaattaaagtttatataAGTTGTTTTGCTAAACCTCTTTTCTATAAAAAAGGgcttataaaaagtaaatttatcaaatagttttagcttaattctaaaaactattatttttcataagagctttataatagtttttaagctaaaaaaatCCTAAGCCAAATATGCTCATTGTCTTAAATTAAAGCAAATAAAGAGGAAGTGTAACTTTGGCAAGCAGAGACTTAGGTCTTAGATATCCCATTTTGTTCAGCTcaatttaaggtttttttgttttattttttattgatttttatttatttaacatTAGATAAATGGAATGTAAGAATCTTATTGAATTGggctttttaaaaatttaaattcaaaaacacCTTAACGTCATGTTTGGTTAGCCATTCCCCCTCTATTCgttacaaaattttatccCCTCGTTTGGTTTGCTTTTGAGAAAGGAATAGTTATTCCAAAATGAATGActattcttcaaaatttgGCACAAGCttggaatagctaataccacaTTTCCtcatggtattagctattccacATCCATAGGAATAAAGTCCAAacattttaaactaaaatgtccctatttattttcaaaaattacaaacttaaatttctaaaatttatgttttaaattaaaaattaaaaagtattaatattgtcatattttaattataatatattttaattataaataaaatattatttttttaaaatattaattttaaaattattaagtgaaatttaaattaaaaaatgaaaaatgctaatagagaaaaaatcaatcttattataataaaaagcttaagttattaattatatattataaaatattttgaatttaaaaattaattaaaattattaatatttaaattataaattaaattaccaattattaatattttaaatcaattataaattattaatatttaaaaaataaaNNNNNNNNNNNNNNNNNNNNNNNNNNNNNNNNNNNNNNNNNNNNNNNNNNNNNNNNNNNNNNNNNNNNNNNNNNNNNNNNNNNNNNNNNNNNNNNNNNNNNNNNNNNNNNNNNNNNNNNNNNNNNNNNNNNNNNNNNNNNNNNNNNNNNNNNNNNNNNNNNNNNNNNNNNNNNNNNNNNNNNNNNNNNNNNNNNNNNNNNNNNNNNNNNNNNNNNNNNNNNNNNNNNNNNNNNNNNNNNNNNNNNNNNNNNNNNNNNNNNNNNNNNNNNNNNNNNNNNNNNNNNNNNNNNNNNNNNNNNNNNNNNNNNNNNNNNNNNNNNNNNNNNNNNNNNNNNNNNNNNNNNNNNNNNNNNNNNNNNNNNNNNNNNNNNNNNNNNNNNNNNNNNNNNNNNNNNNNNNNNNNNNNNNNNNNNNNNNNNNNNNNNNNNNNNNNNNNNNNNNNNNNNNNNNNNNNNNNNNNNNNNNNNNNNNNNNNNNNNNNNNNNNNNNNNNNNNNNNNNNNNNNNNNNNNNNNNNNNNNNNNNNNNNNNNNNNNNNNNNNNNNNNNNNNNNNNNNNNNNNNNNNNNNNNNNNNNNNNNNNNNNNNNNNNNNNNNNNNNNNNNNNNNNNNNNNNNNNNNNNNNNNNNNNNNNNNNNNNNNNNNNNNNNNNNNNNNNNNNNNNNNNNNNNNNNNNNNNNNNNNNNNNNNNNNNNNNNNNNNNNNNNNNNNNNNNNNNNNNNNNNNNNNNNNNNNNNNNNNNNNNNNNNNNNNNNNNNNNNNNNNNNNNNNNNNNNNNNNNNNNNNNNNNNNNNNNNNNNNNNNNNNNNNNNNNNNNNNNNNNNNNNNNNNNNNNNNNNNNNNNNNNNNNNNNNNNNNNNNNNNNNNNNNNNNNNNNNNNNNNNNNNNNNNNNNNNNNNNNNNNNNNNNNNNNNNNNNNNNNNNNNNNNNNNNNNNNNNNNNNNNNNNNNNNNNNNNNNNNNNNNNNNNNNNNNNNNNNNNNNNNNNNNNNNNNNNNNNNNNNNNNNNNNNNNNNNNNNNNNNNNNNNNNNNNNNNNNNNNNNNNNNNNNNNNNNNNNNNNNNNNNNNNNNNNNNNNNNNNNNNNNNNNNNNNNNNNNNNNNNNNNNNNNNNNNNNNNNNNNNNNNNNNNNNNNNNNNNNNNNNNNNNNNNNNNNNNNNNNNNNNNNNNNNNNNNNNNNNNNNNNNNNNNNNNNNNNNNNNNNNNNNNNNNNNNNNNNNNNNNNNNNNNNNNNNNNNNNNNNNNNNNNNNNNNNNNNNNNNNNNNNNNNNNNNNNNNNNNNNNNNNNNNNNNNNNNNNNNNNNNNNNNNNNNNNNNNNNNNNNNNNNNNNNNNNNNNNNNNNNNNNNNNNNNNNNNNNNNNNNNNNNNNNNNNNNNNNNNNNNNNNNNNNNNNNNNNNNNNNNNNNNNNNNNNNNNNNNNNNNNNNNNNNNNNNNNNNNNNNNNNNNNNNNNNNNNNNNNNNNNNNNNNNNNNNNNNNNNNNNNNNNNNNNNNNNNNNNNNNNNNNNNNNNNNNNNNNNNNNNNNNNNNNNNNNNNNNNNNNNNNNNNNNNNNNNNNNNNNNNNNNNNNNNNNNNNNNNNNNNNNNNNNNNNNNNNNNNNNNNNNNNNNNNNNNNNNNNNNNNNNNNNNNNNNNNNNNNNNNNNNNNNNNNNNNNNNNNNNNNNNNNNNNNNNNNNNNNNNNNNNNNNNNNNNNNNNNNNNNNNNNNNNNNNNNNNNNNNNNNNNNNNNNNNNNNNNNNNNNNNNNNNNNNNNNNNNNNNNNNNNNNNNNNNNNNNNNNNNNNNNNNNNNNNNNNNNNNNNNNNNNNNNNNNNNNNNNNNNNNNNNNNNNNNNNNNNNNNNNNNNNNNNNNNNNNNNNNNNNNNNNNNNNNNNNNNNNNNNNNNNNNNNNNNNNNNNNNNNNNNNNNNNNNNNNNNNNNNNNNNNNNNNNNNNNNNNNNNNNNNNNNNNNNNNNNNNNNNNNNNNNNNNNNNNNNNNNNNNNNNNNNNNNNNNNNNNNNNNNNNNNNNNNNNNNNNNNNNNNNNNNNNNNNNNNNNNNNNNNNNNNNNNNNNNNNNNNNNNNNNNNNNNNNNNNNNNNNNNNNNNNNNNNNNNNNNNNNNNNNNNNNNNNNNNNNNNNNNNNNNNNNNNNNNNNNNNNNNNNNNNNNNNNNNNNNNNNNNNNNNNNNNNNNNNNNNNNNNNNNNNNNNNNNNNNNNNNNNNNNNNNNNNNNNNNNNNNNNNNNNNNNNNNNNNNNNNNNNNNNNNNNNNNNNNNNNNNNNNNNNNNNNNNNNNNNNNNNNNNNNNNNNNNNNNNNNNNNNNNNNNNNNNNNNNNNNNNNNNNNNNNNNNNNNNNNNNNNNNNNNNNNNNNNNNNNNNNNNNNNNNNNNNNNNNNNNNNNNNNNNNNNNNNNNNNNNNNNNNNNNNNNNNNNNNNNNNNNNNNNNNNNNNNNNNNNNNNNNNNNNNNNNNNNNNNNNNNNNNNNNNNNNNNNNNNNNNNNNNNNNNNNNNNNNNNNNNNNNNNNNNNNNAAACATTattgaattgtaaaataaGTCATAAACCTTATTCCTTAAATCGATTATTAgtcataaaacataaaattcatttaggttcaatattcttaaaatcataaaaacgatTGTAAAAATACTCTAGATAGATAAGATGAACAGTGGTTACTCACTTTGACGGGAATTTACAACACTCCTagtcttgatcctcgggtgcaatacctttgcccttatccgagggctcaccacctatacataatgtgTAACAGGAAATTTAATATACTTATGCTAAATCGTCACAAAACTATTCTATgttctatatgaatgcatgcaaTGAAATGAGAGGTGTTCGGCCTATCGCGCACTATACATTATTTAATCAGTCTAAACGTCCAATTCGattccaattaatttattgcacTTCCAGTACTCCCCAAAATTTCACACACTTCACTAAAAATCTATTCTAAGTGTAATTACCAAAATATCCCTCATTATTGTGCAAATTACTAAGTAATGGGAGTAAAATTTTTCGATacccattttttattttcagtaTTCCTAAGCACCAAATACAATCTAAAGGGCATGAAAAACaaccaaattcatcatcaaaccTCACCCATAAAATTCAGCCAAGATAGGTTCTATAATGGGCATGTGGATTTCTTACTTAATTTTCATACTAAATGTTACaaaacacctaaaaacactaagttaccttgaaattcaactaaattcatcaccaactttctctctctaaatctggCCAGCATATTGCccctcatgaaaacttgaatttaattcatggaaaatggaaaagaatgcatgggcaagatgaatttcaagcttaatattaaaaatcttacctttagtcaccaatttcttgaaaattcaacAATTTTTCCTTAGATTTTCCTCCCtagggtttttctttcttttcttttcttctcttccttgcttggccaaaTGTTGGGAGTGATAATGGCTGATTTATgctatttttttagttaaataataaaatatcttaagcttgacacttgttattttcttattggtccatttttaaaactttaaattttaaaccttttatttccatcacatgattagtcaaaggtcaaaaatgaggataagggaagaccatgtactagacaaatgtcctggtggtggaaaattactgttttgccattgtggtggtaaaattaccattttacccctatgctctaAAAAATACtgggattaaaatttttttcacttcttaacctcaaatcatactccaatactcaaatcatactctaataagtcaaatggggccaaacaatcttttctaaaaattctcattttgtcctcaggtggcaaatgactatgttgcccctagatagtgaaaatttcggtttgactccaaattgatcctcaaattctgaattaccattttaagtcatcttTGGACTGTGAcgctcttaatttcaccttaaaattcttatttaatctagttcgaggtttaaatcaactttgttgtacctctaagtACAATActtacttttgtaaatttttcaggACTCTCCTaacatgcaatcatgctatcattacatgtatgtcatgacaagtattttatgaggtcaggctttacaaaacagtttttgtgttttggttggagaggaaaagaaatgaatagCTCAAGATTTTCCatccatttttaaataaacaaaaagttttaattttttcaaattcggtataaaattgaaataaagagaaagtggaaaaaaaaaagaaaaagaagaaggtgAAAAGAACTATAGGGAAGAAAACGATTTTTACGTTTTGATTGCTTCCATCCATCTTTAATTTGgtaaaatctcataaaaaattctagaaaaatTCTTGCCAGTTGATTTTGTTGATATATCACAAAATTTTGTGTCACTTCCTAATGATTTTGCAAAAAAAGTTCAATAACTTTGCtggaaagattttttttttctatttgcgAAAGTCTTAAGAGATGAttgtaatattatttcaacatgacgtgtaacaattttttttaatataagatgtaactaacttttttttcaacatgacgtataataatttttttaaacatggtttctaacaacttttttttcaacatgacatataataactttttttctaacatggcgtgtaataacattttgaatatgatatctaacaacattttttttaatatgatgtataataacttttttttaatatgatatgtcacaaaaattttttaacatgacgtgtaataactttttttctaacatgccgtgtaacaacattttgaacatagcgtgtaacaatattttttattaatatgacatataccaatttttcttcaacatggcgtgtaacaaatttttttcaacatagcgtgtaataacattttttcaacatgacgtgtaacaactttttttttcaacatgacgtataacaaaaattttttcacttgcGTTTGAATATAagaagatttttttataagtaattttatctaaaatttttttctcttaactaaaaacaattaaaatttttaaaaaattatttttgaaaattttttatctttaagggttaaaaaaaactagacccataaggtaaaaaaaaaaaactatggtGGTTGCCTAACGAGACTGCCATGGTAACCCACTAGGTGCTTCATTTTTTGCTGCAGCCAGTCCTCTACAGTTACCTCTCTTGTAGCCacatgataactctatgatatagagttatttgggtttaattttgataataatttagcttaattcCTGTAGTAATAtatagaaattagtaggttttattttaattattttaaattagttcatttaggtgagtcaatctaatcttagttaattttatgctcaatttggtgttaatgtggttaatataggttgttattgatttatttatgattttgtaggtgtttgatgaagaaagagttttaatggaagaagaagagcaatTTTGAAGTATAGATTTTCATTGCATATACTTTGGTTTTTTAGTTATAACTGTCTTTACAGAGCTTCAAATGAAGCGATTCTTAGActattggaaagataagagaaaaagttaCAACTTTCATATTTACCACTTCACCCAGTTCAGCCTAGAAAGtagtcaaaaatcttgtcgaatttgacacattatagtagtcctagagcaattacgatttccattaattaattgggcaaaACTGTGACTCacatagtctgatgaggaaatcccaACTGAAatttacttctttcttcacccaacttgacctaacttcaaagcctataaaaactACCTTTCAGAAGACttttaagagagagaaataccATATTGACGTttgagagtcaagccacagagtcattgaaggaatttgaaggattcaaggagatttggagatcaagaatacaatccttggttttttctatctttttgttattcttttattctcttggttttaatgtttaaattttattcaatgatgatgtgtgatttgatggggaactaaattgttaatctaagattatgattgaactcaatacgtagtctgaattatttatttctcttttacttatgtttgatagatttaagttgttaattttattctattcttaatgcttctagttgaCTGGCAGTTTAGGTAGGTTAAACCTTAATGaaagagatttaggtagaccttgaatagaatagcgtatgattgaatgcacttagttgattaggtgattgatttgcatataggatagATATACACCTATAATccatatgtagccaaaattagagcacaaacttaatgaatctttctacaatataatttgcatagacatatagtaaattaattgaaaaatgtatttttatgagaaactcgacaaaaacttgtaaataatttaagactctaggttagcaacttaatctattaaactaagttaagataGAAAGACAATATTCAGATGAAATATTGAAGATATCATAATT from the Theobroma cacao cultivar B97-61/B2 chromosome 8, Criollo_cocoa_genome_V2, whole genome shotgun sequence genome contains:
- the LOC18592136 gene encoding 7-deoxyloganetin glucosyltransferase, translated to MGSLGFADKPHAVCIPYPAQGHINPMLKLAKILHHRGFHITFVNTEFNHKRLLKARGPDALNGLPSFRFETIPDGLPPTDVDATQDIPSLCESTRKTCLPHFKQLLHKLNDSSSANVPPVSCIVSDGVMSFTLDAAEELGVPEVLFWTTSACGFLGYVHYRQLMEKGYTPLKDESYLTNGYLDTVIDWIPAMEGIRLRDLPTFIRTTDPNFIMLDFVFVETERALKASAIILNTFDDLEHEMLGALSPMLPPIYSVGPLHLALNHHVHDNDLKQLGSNLWKEEPECIQWLDSKEPNSVVYVNFGSIAVMTADQLTEFAWGLANSNQTFLWVIRPDLVGGESAVVPAEFVAETKDRGLMSTWCPQEQVLSHPSVGGFLTHSGWNSTIESISGGVPMICWPFFAEQQTNCRYSCTKWGIGMEINSDVKRDEVEGLVRELMEGEKGKEMKKKALEWKRKAEEATGSSKGSSYKNLDQMINQVLLSPRDED